A segment of the Nymphalis io chromosome 7, ilAglIoxx1.1, whole genome shotgun sequence genome:
agttctaaactctaaggtgtttgtgcaatcttataaatagtatacttgcagaatattattctctaaagaattgtaagttgaaataaatttaataaatgaccaaacataaattgaccttttaattatttaaaaccttttagttttgttacaaaatcatagaaagttataatcaatttgaagtttacactaacaatatctatatctatatcgagtcaaatatcttcaatagatttttctatcttgtatcataaagataaggtggactaccgagcttaaccccattcaagtccccattgaataaaaagttaagtacataccattaagttacaatagaatgggtgcggcttgcgcaagcgccgctttttgcttctttccgaTCAATCGGGTTCagaatgagtgtttattgtgtattcaaagatttttttttttatagaataggaaggcggacgagcatatgggccacctgatggtaagtggtcaccaacgctcttagacattggcattgtaagaaatgtcaaccatcgcttacatatccaatgcgccaccaaccttgggaactaagattttatgtcccttgtgcctgtaattacactggctcactcacccttcaaaccggaacacaacaatatcaagtattgctgttttgcggtagaatatctgatgagtgggtggtacctacccagacgagcttgcacaaagccctaccaccagtaaagatgatcgatagatatacataatttacttttatatttactttaaatgggtttagtgtatttttaatttgtagataatcaatataaaatgtttaaaggcaaatacgaaaccgttcaatatattttttgcctctgttcatcaaacgatttgtgttatgtttattaggTAATTTCTATGGTAAATAGGTAGTTTctatggtggtgaccatttatcatcaggtggtgtTTTTTCCTGCATGTCTtcctataaatatcatataacctCAAGTTTTCGCGTAGAAAAAGTTTATATCAGAAAGTATgtctatttatacatatatattaacataggCAACATCATAGGTATAGCAAGATTGATGTTTCTgtccatatatttttattttattttatttatttatttgggaaacaaacaattataattacacttaatagtaaaaaaacaaatataagaaaaacataaatcaatcaagtttccacttaaaattaatacaaacaaatgacatattatattaaaaataaaaacaaaaacagaaagcaCAAAATGCAAGTGAAActgctataatttaattatatgacgtaaactaaatttaaattcgctaatttttgagttaaatatatctaattctgtacaatgtttgttataacttttacatGCACGTAACAAGAACATATTCTTTGAATAGTCACAGTTACAAAGgggtacaaaaaataaagtttggtttctcgagttaaatatatttccatGTAAAAACGTTGAAAGTTTTTTAGTCATTAATAGGtagctattaaatttaatctcatAGATATTCGCCGCCCACCGGCCCCCTACCTGTGCCGGAGCACGGTTTATTGCAGAAGTCGTAAAACTTGTGCAGCGGCCATGACTATAAAATACAGCACCCGCATTATTACAATGACTTAAGACAGCGGACTATATAACCCATAGTTTTGTTTCATGCTAAGTTGCTTATCGGTTTTTCGTTATTTCGGGACACAAAGATAAGATAGTATACAACCGCAGCCAGTAAAATTCAGTACGGATGGAATAATTAGTACAACAGTTCaacgaattctattttatttttacttaaatatattttaacaggtaCCTAATTTTTGAAACGCCAAGATCAAACGCCACCGGTTGGGTACGTAGACTTTATGGCTAAGAATAGGCGATAAAATCAGTAGCCAGTCggcttagtaaaaaataacagctacacaagttatagcaataattatatccATGCATTTCTTTTCctgtatacctatatatgtatgccGGCCTGCCGAACACTTATTTGAGTATTACAAGGTTGTACATTATTTTCCGTGACTGCGTTGtcggctaaaacttaatatatataaaattaaatacagttacatccggagaggagccttacggtgtcatttgcttcctgttcttgcatgaattacatttatgaatcgttcgaattatctttcattattcacgaatggtttaacttctatttgaccgaatgttgcaactaaaatcatattctccaacaattttttctgcaatggttataataataataataataataataataataaaatggttgcATTTtgcaaatgtctcactgctgttaGTAGTACCTATCTCGTTTTGAAGATGTTTGGAACTTGTTCGTGTCACATGTTACTAGATAGTAACAGagaagattttcatccaacacatgcaggtttcttcatgatTGTATCTTTCACAACTGAGACTGGATggctttaaacaaaaattaagcacaccaAAGTCCAATAGTTTGAAACTTTGAACACGCAATATCTGTTTAAGGCTCACTTAGAAAAAGTGAACCACGATGACATCTATACCATAAATGATAACACTTAATTTacgaattattatgttattagaaACAAAACCAAGCAGCTGCAATGCAAAATATATggatgtacttaatattataaaaagtgacattatttattattaccagcCAATAGTTATGTTTCTAAAACGAGTTTTTGCcagtttttttcagtttaatatacattaccgGCGCcagattaataattgaatttatcctGTGAAACGATTAATCACACGGGCTAGTAAGAGCCTGCTTGATTGAAGTacctatattttagtttaatttatgtcttaaaTACTTGAAATTTCCTGGCATTTTATGAAGTATTAAAATCTATGAATTCCAAttgacaaacaaaatataatattttggttaattaaaatttctaaaatcaaaCTGTGGAATTTTATTGCATAGTTGCACAGCAGACACTTTAATTCGCCACGACGCTTTATTGGGGATTACTGGAAATATGTATACTTGTTTGTCTTTGAGGTTCTCCCCGTACTTGCAGGCTACCTAACAACGTCTGCGacgtagaatattaaaaaaaataccattacgtTAAGAGCATATGATGtccaaataatactaattattaattacaaacattcgtgtgttaataaatactttaaaagttactCTACTTTCCTTGAACACGGCAATagagattaaagtaatttattaaagtaaataatccgtttttatgctcttctgtatataatacagttttcacacacgatattatgttttaatcataaactaatacgaggcatacttaaattaatatcagtatgaaaccaaagaacacgtagagcatcgtacatacaataaaatgaagaaattatttgaaaacatttcgcgatattgtatcagaaaattgtgacatcttgatatcattgtaatcaaccttcacatttttctatctattgtgtcaaaaacaagcaagcttgagtagcaaattaatagcaaacgcaaaatctacgcaactcttcataatagaccgaaagtcaccccattgttcttccgatgtgtcccgttggttcaggtagcggaagtaacccgtgcagcggggtgggggtgccctacacaattagaccacacccccgagaatgaaagaccggggcgaccaacaacatcattagttactcACCGCCAGCCGTAACTACATACTTaagtaatcatggctctctggagaccatacgctgaggactcaccattagatctatctgtgaatagtactcgtgaaacgacatcgcaaacaaatacggagcttccaccgcattcgtgtataagcacagtgcaacacagtgttgaaccgtacccatatatcgggtatgtccagcccatgtacgtgcccgttgttgaaccagcgcctgcgtcttcgagtacaaatatgtcgcaatcgatgagtgtctcaaggagtacgtgcgtattttcgccacccaagtctccggtatcagacaaaaataaaaagcgtcccagttatatgatagatgtagacgctctatcagacgatccggactaccttgcgttcgagagggaagccctcagagcaatggccgaaaagaacggagggtcgttgctcggtaataatccgagaatgcgtcgtaccgtgcaaactaatcagaacgccgacgatttttatagaaaacagagagagaggaataattttgctgcaaagcagagccgtgacaggagaaaactacgggagatccacaattcactcaaggtcacttatttgaaaaaagacctgtctaagatcatacgtctgctgtctttgaataggtgtatagtgtgtgaccagacgttcctttagagatttagaattataatagtgtttatttttttttattttgaactataagttctaaactctaaggtgtttgtgcaatgatgtttgtgcaatcttaaaaatagtatacttgcagaatattattctctaaagaattgtaagttgaaataaatttaataaatgaccaaacataaattgaccttttaattatttaaaaccttttagttttgttacaaaatcatagaaagttataatcaatttgaagtttacactaacaatatctatatctatatcgagtcaaatatcttcaatagatttttctatcttgtatcataaagataaggtggactaccgagcttaaccccattcaagtccccattgaataaaaagttaagtacataccattaagttacaatagaatgggtgcggcttgcgcaagcgccgctttttacttctttccgaccaatcgggttcacgaatgagtgtttattgtgtattcaaagatgatcgatagatatacataatttacttttatatttactttaaatgggtttagtgtatttttaatttgtagataatcaatataaaatgtttaaaagcaaatacgaaaccgttcaatattttttttgcctctgttcatcaaacgatttgtgttatgtttattagctattaagatgcacacggaatgatatcaataaataaatggaaataagagtgaaaaaataacagtacgaaacttgcaaattcatatatgtactactcaaattttcaataatccaccgcgcgaacattagtgttatattagcttcttaattgaagttatttttaggttaagaaatctaaaaataaaactaattcctgtacttaaactagatttatttcgctacaaataaccttacacaactggatataacagactaatatactttctgcttgatgacgtgcggcaagtcgaatttacctcggacgcatttcagcttcacaccgggacaatctttaactctgaaattgataaaaaacccaaattcatcatacattattggtggcagacgcagcagatacttgttaagtttaatattaatccatttggTTTTTGGTTAGTTTAATGGATCGCTTATAAAGCTAATCACAAGGttgataagtagtcaccatcgcccatgaattttgaaaatattaactattccttacatcgtcaacgcaccaataatgggaacagagatatatatcttttgcctgcatttacactggctcactcacctttgtaattgtaaaaagatctatagctaagtatatttatagtcaagATGTGCTGCAGTATTATGGCGACTGCTCCATTTGTCATGATGAACCACATCACTCACCTGCCGACTCTAACGAGCACGATATTGTGTTCCTGCAGGTTGTGTCCGATGCCCGGCACGTAGGCGATCATCTCTCGCCCGCTGGAGAGACGCACGAGCACGCATTTACGGTTAGCGGAGTTCGGCTTCTTGGGTTTTCTGATCAAGGTTTTTAGTATCACACCCTGAAATTATGttccttatttaactaaaagtaagagcctgcttagggaaacataacaggggttctgggttatgctttaatgagaaggtttggagcttaattcatCAAGTTGCTCCGTCGACTGTTcgtgaatacacacacacatacacttgtaggtttttcacgttattttacttcaaagtaaagcactgtattaaaaacacaaattaaacacacgaatattcagtgaggcttatatgcttggtacagatttactcgatttagctaaataatcgaggttttgtaaaacacattgttaggagactatgtaaaaatatatatcttaatattccgtatgggtaaataaaaaccttcataatataagagatatttgtgcacattgtcttttatgcatatttctaatgcgctgttcatagcagtaagttttggcatcccttgttcatatgttacaattacatcctaaagttgagagtggtgtttcaaaattttttttttaattttatatttgtatcgcagactggaatctaagatgtaatgtcctatttgcctgttccttacctagcttcttaactctacaaaacaaacgataaacgatatacacacacaacgatacaaattattgatatgaggcggtaaactaatgtgtggtattcacacaagcgcgcctgaccatattaatagtgacatttaactgaaaattgtaaattaataatttaaaaaaacctaatacacgcattttatagaattatttttttccaattttgtttaatgttagtttagtatggagagtgtttctgaagggacaatattagtaaaacaccagtgagtttgttatagcccggtttctatatttaacgaattatttttttacatctgtaaccgataattgatatgacttcaatacttacggaacgttattttttaaatgttttttattcatgcataaggcaaaactaattgtttttttttttaaatatagtaaccggatatgaaagaatagaagtatgtaaaatagtcagcataccttggcgaaaggatttccattgagcggatttcttgattttctctttttgatatgtgGACCCGTTTTGTGCATCTGCGCGAGGGATGCCATCGTTCTCGACAACACTGATGTTGCTTGGAGATTAGAGCCGGTTAGGAAGTCTGTTGTGGGTGCCACTCGACGGATTATAGATTGTGTGGGTGTAgctgaataaaagtttatagaataaaataccatgattcatgatatgtactaatattataaatgcgaaagtagctctgtctgttgGCTTATTTCTGTCACGAAGAAATCGAGGTAGTCTTAGATTTGGTTAAggtcttaagtatataatttacaggaaCATATTTGCTATGCGAACTGAATTAGGGGGAAAAgctattgctatataataaaactgatataaattgaaaacttgcacattaaaaaataaataaacagcataTCCAAATAggagtattgttttattaaaatacatagctgacatctttttcatatttttttcgcacGTAGTCAATATTCTTATCTCATAAAACAGCAGGTGCAAAACCCTCTGTTTCGGATTATCTTCCATCGTCATGTAGCCtagatattttactgtaatttgaACTCTAACACAAAGACATAAGGATATCGAAAATATGCATGACGAAAAGGCTAAATGTGTACTGTTAACcgcgaatatattgttaaaatcaagGTTTTGAAGGCGTTCTCGCAATTGTATCAATTGTGTGGGCTGTGATTAAATGTTCACATGGTCTCGTGGGGCGTTGTGTACTTTATAGCGGTTCTTGAAAGGTATGATTGACAAGTCCAAGGTGTTGTACGATTCGATGCAGCGGGAACATCAAGTGTGGTCCGTTAAACAACTATTTtggatttgtatacatttttatagatacgGTTAAATCAACTGTTGTTTGTTTGGATATTGATAAACTTTTcctggttataatatatttgttgatgttacttGCCGCTTTATCGATAACGGGCTTTAACAAGTTTCataatactaacaaattatcagttttgaaaaatactaaagttttttaagctccaaacctcctcctcaaaaagggagaggaggccttaacccagcagtggggcatttataagttgttactgtatttaatatttcttgcaatttaacggctcggttttaatgacattgtaatgtataaatttaacgtatatatatcgccgttgcagttttattatatgtacatatataaagtcaagattttttttccctagttacctagtcagaacaacaaatgattattatagattgttttgttatttttaaaatagatgttattttttgcaaattaaaaatattccaggaacccgaaacatattcagaagttaaatttattttgttttgaaatggttttgctttattatttacttcatgccatttaaaataacagatattatagtttaatgtgtttgactttcaatcacaagtttttgtactattttaatacaagacaacatttcaaaggagcagttatacaaaaatttgcatgaaataGCCGAGTCATTGTCCGGTAAAGCAGTGTTCGGAGTTCGGTGTAGTAATCCCGAATGTGCAAGCAACGTGCGACAATATGCACAAAGCCGAGGTGTGAATGAGATCTTCATCAGCGGTCAGCGCTGACTCATGCCACCCTCACAACCCTTATTTACGCTTCGAATCGTGTAGCGTtagcataatacattatttctctgcttggacgcttcgcttcgatgcttagactttactaatattgaaaaaaaatatatagccagctactatttaatccttgtacttgatcaaattaaaaaaaaaaacaaatttccacaagatcatttcaattgctaatttatttatactaatattataaatacgaaataacaagGGGCCCTGTCTGCCAGTCGCGATAGGGGTAAGGggcagtgttaggtataaaaagcccataagtttcaaggttgcttcatacaaaatttcatcaatatcagttcagtgatttattattattatgtttatatgttttttgatgagcaatctgactaaatactttacgctcattcgtcgcctattgaacgacaaattatttttattatacatatattattataaaataagtttaatcagtgattcaggaactagatggaactatatgacaaacaataatcagatttatttatcagattttattttcatatttaaacatttaaatagattGTGTGCTAAGTAGCAGTAACCTTAGTTACTGTCCATAGCtttcagtaattttattattttacattagtttttcaatcatacaaatattataaagagtttaATCAAAACTAGATCGGTTTGATGTTATTTCCTGattcaaacaaatattacatgATTGCTAATGATTCGATTGTTTAAAACTTTACATATGAATAGCAGAAacagcaaaattttaaaatatagatttgtaCTTTATAGATAACTGAAAGATTACTTCTAATACTTGAAAACCAATCACAATTTATTGGAACACATTATTCTTCTCtaataaatgacaaataatataatttaagtttctgAGGTGCtacgtaacaatatatttgaatgcATGAGAAAGATAGAAAGAGAAGGACATGAGGCGTGCAGTAAtcttaagggtccgttcacacagaccggctcggagaggagagcagatttttatcatgttggaaacagtgttttgagtgattgtagtaaagtttatttttgcatttgcaccttttttgtcattaaaaatgcctgaacgcgcttcgtgtgaagtaataaaaggagccgaccggctccgcttgcgtgctctttctcgctcgcacccgctttcagatctcttccagccggtcgatgtgaaatagttggcggctccgctccggccaattccaagcgtatacgacccggtctgtgtgaaaagaaaaaagcaggccgatgctctccgagccggtctgtgtgaacggaccctaattGTATACACATAGATACGAGCAATGTGTCGGAGCAGGTACACGGTTCGCGTGAGGTTCGCGTGAGGTTCGCGTAGCAGACGGGAACAGACCGAAGGCCACGCAGCCGCAGCCTTGCGCTCCCGTCGGTAGGTAACATGACATCGTTTTAAACATCCTTTATTGATCACTCAACAATAATTGCACTTAGTATTTCTAAATCTAACTACACATTTAGGTaatcatttcataaaaatcgattttcctcttaaaatataattaaaataatattaaatttcaatagaatTCCTTAACAACGATCAGTAGTATGTACTATGTACAACATTCAATGGCAATAAATGAAAGGCACGATATGTTACATTCTGTCGGGTGAAGCAGCGGcgcattaaaactattaaaattattgtactaGTGAATAAGATCGCAAATCAAACGTGATTTCGACGAGCACTGATGTCACCGTACAACGATAACAACTCGGGGCGAGGCAAGAGGAGAGCGCCCCGCGCCGCCTCGTCCGCACCTGCCGCGCGGCCAAGGGGGCGCTGCGCCCGTCGCCGCCGGTGTGACCCACGCACACAGCCACACAGCACTCAGCACTGTACGACATGTAGCGACGCCGCATACGCAGCCTACGACACGCACTACACCCTCGTACGCACACTACCGCTCCTAGCACCTCATAGTTTCTTTACGATGTCAAACTTCGACTTTAGATCCATTGGCACCTTCTTTggatcaactttttttttcgcAGCAAGCTGTGCGCGCATCTCAGCGGCTGTCATTTGAAGATTAAGGCGTGGTGGAGGCTCTGACGAGGGCGACTCGTTACGGTCAGTAACTGGCGAAGAATCGTTTGTACTCGCTGGCGAAGAAGCATTTGCTGACTGCGCGGATACTGATCCTGCCGAAGCCGGTCGCTCGGGAGCATCCAGATCAGGAACGGGCTCACCCGGTGCCGGAGCTACTACAAGTAATTCCGCATCATCAGGTCGTTGCTTGATACGCGCCACTACTTGCTTATGAGTTTCTCCGCTGATGCTCTGCCCGTTGACTTCTAAAATGCGATCACCGCGACGCAAGCCGGCTGCCTCCGCCGGGGAACCGTCGTCAACTTTGCCGATGTACTGTCCAGGCTTGCCTTTCTCGGCGTGTAAATTGAATCCATACCCATCGAAATTAGGCACCTTCCGCACGTGGCAGAGCCGCGGTTCCGCGGCCGCCGACCCGTTCGCAGCCATAACTATGACTGTGAATGCGCGCGATTGCTACCGCACACTCCGAGccacaaacaataataatggcttatttGTAGACATTGCTTTGCTATCCGTACATGTCCCAGTGGACATAATCCGGGTCCACGCGGAAGGGTTCCACGCAAAAGACAGGCGCGATCGCAATCCCCAAACTACGATTGATAACCATACCAAAACAACCCCTATTCTTTATGGCATAGAAAAGCATTTTCCCCACAAAATCTAGGCAGCTGCCAAAATTAATGCAGATGTCGATTTCGCGTATCGAAATTACATGTCCGCTAAATTGACAGTTATATACGGTTTCCTATTTACTATCGGATTTGTTTACgtacgatgttatttataaggggcttacattggggatttgaaatgcgtaacaatatgtatttataaaaaaaaatattacatacatacattttttaatctgtattttttgtctttaaataaaatgattatacaatttctgACAGCATACGCTGCAGAGACGTGTCTCTCTATCAGGGACGATAGGTGATTATTActctaaagatttttcttaatctaaaaattattctataaaaaactgttgtataaattacattgagatcaatattgttgaagaattgctttcagttgcttcttagtgttattaatttttttctattaaagtccccattaatctagatcacagctgtattacgatctggtctaaaacactaataagtaattttatgtgaactttCGGTGACTTTGTGTCTTAATGgacagtctttttttatagtataggtaggcggacgagcatatgggccacctgatggtaagtaatcatcaacgcccatagacattggcattgtaagaaattttaacaattgcatcaccaatgcgccaccaactttgggaactaagatgttatgtcccttgtgcctgtaattacactgactcactcacccttcaaactggaacacaacaataccaagtactgttgttttgcggtagaatatctgatgagtgggtggtacctacccagataggcttgcacaaagcccgaccACCTAGTAGCTTTTTTACAATTAGGTATAATTAAAGCCTAAATTTATAGGCAGAACAATTTATTAGTATGAACACGGAAACAATCATTTTCAATTACCtttgcactattttaatattatttagtacttttatttataaaattccaataagtacgtgattttttttcataacataacctcaaattctatatttattttggcatttgagttttgacataaggatgacagaacagaccgacggtgctgcatttataatatgttttaaaaaattaaaaaaagaaatcattaataatatttttattaaaataattttaggtacataaatattttaatagtgccttttaaataatataataatacattaatataaaagtgacacTGTCGTAAAATTCTCGATAGATGTCACTTTTACCTTTAAGCAAGTTAGCTTACCGCTATTCAACGATAGatgtcattttttgttatttgttctaatatttttttttttttttgataattcatgccaaatccctacctaatataaatgctaatgtTAGGCTTATACTTTCAGGCAGGAACGGAAATATACCGTACAGCGAATGTTTGCTTCgcaagtcaaaatattatttttattattgagggtACTGACGAattttgttaagataaaatatttattaaaattaatatgtatatattttcataaatatattaaaaaaaatttatatagaaacttaaacaaaaactaaagttgccatataattaaatcagtataacactttaaagcttttaagagtttaaaactgtttaagaggagaagagtttaaaactgtttttgttctatccgtgcagtgacggagaaagaatacatttcactgcccctctctttcccatgggtgtcgtaagaggcgactaaggtatatctgagcgaccatctgctcatctggtggtaggatgctaacatcgcatggtgaaaaactcgtgaagtggcttgcagccgcgtttcgaggtcagccagcgtacagccagagcccgagcgagtattgccgcgatgggtgttggtccagttgga
Coding sequences within it:
- the LOC126769524 gene encoding Na(+)/H(+) exchange regulatory cofactor NHE-RF2-like codes for the protein MAANGSAAAEPRLCHVRKVPNFDGYGFNLHAEKGKPGQYIGKVDDGSPAEAAGLRRGDRILEVNGQSISGETHKQVVARIKQRPDDAELLVVAPAPGEPVPDLDAPERPASAGSVSAQSANASSPASTNDSSPVTDRNESPSSEPPPRLNLQMTAAEMRAQLAAKKKVDPKKVPMDLKSKFDIVKKL